The Meriones unguiculatus strain TT.TT164.6M chromosome 6, Bangor_MerUng_6.1, whole genome shotgun sequence genome has a window encoding:
- the Kbtbd13 gene encoding kelch repeat and BTB domain-containing protein 13: protein MPPGPEVPVQVWVDGQLFQAEQSLLVEHCGFFRGLFRSGMREARAAEVRLGALSAAGFGLALRVLRGERPALAADEELLQAVECAAFLQAPALARFLEHSVTSDNCSLLCDAAAAFGLRDVLHSAALFIRDGARELQAELELPEARAYVAALRPSTYVAVSTHTPTPGFLEDASRTMCFLDEEEDAWRTLAALPLEASTLLAGVATLGNKLYIVGGVCGASKEVVELGFCYDPEGGTWCEFPSPHQPRYDMALAGFEGRLYAIGGEFQRTPMSSVERYDPATGCWSFVADLPQPATGVPCAQARGRLFVCLWKPADVTAIVEYVVQMDRWLPVAELCRSQSYGHFMVAHRDSLYVVRNGPSDDFLHCAIDCFNLVTGQWTSLPGQFVNSKGALFTSVVRGDTVYTVNRVSTLVYAIEDGTWRLLREKAGFPRPGSLQTFLLRLPPGTTGPVATALPEL, encoded by the coding sequence ATGCCCCCAGGCCCCGAGGTCCCGGTGCAGGTGTGGGTGGACGGCCAACTCTTCCAGGCGGAGCAGTCGCTGCTGGTGGAGCACTGCGGTTTCTTCCGCGGGCTCTTCCGCTCCGGCATGCGGGAGGCACGCGCGGCCGAGGTGCGCCTGGGCGCGCTGAGCGCCGCGGGCTTCGGCCTGGCGCTGCGGGTGCTGCGCGGGGAGCGGCCGGCGCTGGCGGCCGACGAGGAGCTGCTGCAGGCGGTGGAGTGCGCCGCCTTCCTGCAGGCGCCGGCGCTCGCGCGCTTCCTGGAGCACAGCGTCACGTCGGACAACTGCTCGCTGCTGTGCGACGCGGCCGCCGCCTTCGGCCTGCGCGACGTGCTGCACAGCGCCGCGCTCTTCATCCGCGACGGCGCGCGCGAGCTGCAGGCGGAGCTCGAGCTGCCCGAGGCCCGCGCCTACGTGGCGGCGCTGCGCCCCAGCACCTACGTGGCCGTGAGCACGCACACGCCCACGCCCGGCTTCCTGGAGGACGCGTCGCGCACCATGTGCTTCCTGGACGAGGAGGAGGACGCGTGGCGCACGCTGGCCGCGCTGCCCCTGGAGGCCAGCACGCTGCTGGCGGGCGTGGCCACGCTGGGCAACAAGCTCTACATCGTGGGTGGCGTGTGCGGCGCCAGCAAGGAGGTGGTGGAGCTGGGCTTCTGTTACGACCCGGAAGGCGGCACGTGGTGCGAGTTCCCCAGCCCGCACCAGCCGCGCTACGATATGGCGCTGGCTGGCTTCGAAGGCCGTCTCTACGCCATCGGCGGTGAGTTCCAGAGGACGCCCATGAGCTCCGTGGAGCGCTATGACCCGGCCACCGGCTGCTGGAGCTTCGTGGCCGACTTGCCCCAGCCGGCTACGGGGGTTCCCTGCGCCCAGGCGCGGGGCCGCCTCTTCGTGTGCCTGTGGAAGCCGGCGGACGTCACCGCCATCGTGGAGTACGTGGTGCAGATGGACAGGTGGCTGCCCGTGGCTGAACTGTGTCGTTCGCAGAGCTACGGCCACTTCATGGTGGCCCATCGCGACAGTCTCTATGTGGTGCGTAATGGCCCTTCCGATGATTTCCTGCACTGTGCCATCGATTGCTTCAACCTGGTCACGGGCCAGTGGACATCGCTACCCGGCCAGTTTGTCAACAGCAAGGGAGCACTCTTCACGTCCGTGGTGCGTGGGGACACCGTCTATACCGTGAACCGTGTGTCCACGTTGGTCTATGCCATTGAAGATGGCACGTGGCGGCTGCTCAGGGAGAAGGCTGGGTTTCCTCGGCCAGGCTCTCTCCAGACCTTCCTCCTGCGGCTGCCCCCGGGCACTACCGGGCCGGTGGCCACCGCATTGCCAGAGCTGTGA